The genomic window GCGTACCCGCGGTTCACCGTGGTGGCCACGTCCGCCAGCTTCAGCCCGACCCGGAGCGCCGTCTCGCGGCCGCGGAACGCGGCGAACAGGCCGCCGCCGTGCTCGGCGGCCTCGGCGGCGAGCCAGGCGTCGAACTCGTTGTGCAGCGTCAGGACGGCGTGATGCCGGCCCCGCAGCAGGGCGAGCGCCGGGACCGTCTGCCAGTCGGCCCCCCAGGCGAACTGCCGGGCCGAGGCCCCCGCCCGCTCCAGGAGCTCCGCGACCGCCGCGGCGAAGACCAGGGTGTCGCGCGGCAGGTCGGGCGTGTCGTACGGGTTGAGCTCGCCCCGGAAGGCCCCCTCCACGTCCAGGTAGACGACAGGCATCATCGCCGCGTCCTCGCGCGTCGCCAGGACGCGGACCCTCGCGCCGCGGGCGCACGGCCCGGCGATGGCGAACTCGGGGCCGGCCTCGCCGACGGCCCCCCGTTCGACGGCGGCCCGGGCCGCGGCCATCCGGGGCTGCCAGGGGGCGATCATCACGCCCCGGTTGCCGAAGACCCGCCGCTCCTGCCGCGTGACCGCCGTGATCCCCGTGCAGGGCGTGTGCTCGGTCTCCCAGCGGAACAGGAGCATCCGGCCTCGCCGGATGGCCTCCGGCGCATCGCGCGGCGATCCGCCCTCCGCCCTCGTCGTCGACGCTGTCGGCCCTGGCATCGGCACTGGCCCCCCGCGGCTCGAGATCGTCCTCGATCCGGGCACGATTCTACACGCGGCGCGTGCCCCGGGGATACACTGGGGAGGGGCCGGCCCGAGGGCCGGCCCGTCACGATCCAGGCCCGCGGACGGCACGGGGAACATGGCGAGCACACCCGACGGGCGGAGGAACGGGCCGCCCATGCGTCGACTCCGGTTCGACGACCTGACGACGAAGGCGATGCAGGCGAGCGGCGGCGCCCCGGGGGAGGCCCCCCTGCACTCGTGCCGTCGCCTCGTGGTCGGCGGCGGCGTCCTGCTGCTGGTGCTCTGGATGATCGTCTTCCTGGCCTTCCGCGAGTGGCGGACTCGCTACCGCGAGCGGGCGCGGTTCGGGGCCGTCGAGGTCGCGCCGGCGGTCGACCGATTCGCCGAGATCGGCCCGCCGGGCATCGACCCGATCGCCTGGCGCGAGGCCGTCCGCGACACCCGCGACATGATCCGCGCCGTGACCGGCTCCAACCTCCTGGACCTCGGCCAGATGAAGGCCCTGCGCGACGAGCTGAACGCCGCCGCGTCCCGCTCCCGCGCTCATCCCGAGGCCGCCGCCGCCGAGCTCGCGGGCATCTGGGACGCCATGGCCGACCGCGCCGAGTTCCTCCTGAACCCGGCCCCCTCCGGCCGCCGCCCGCCCCACCCGCGGCCCACGATCCTCCCCCCACGCCCGCCACCCAGCAGCGAGCAGCCCCGCCCGGGGCGATATCCGCAGGCGAGCATCCGGCGCGGCGGACTCGGCACGGATGCGGGCATGGCCGCTTCTGGAGTATCAAGCCTCGCCGTCCTGCCCAGGGGCGCCTTCTCCTCCCCGACCGACCTTGCGCTGCTCATCGAGCCGCAGAACGGCCTGGATGAGCTCCTCTCGGACAATGAGGAGCCAATGACCGCCGGTTCTCTGACATGGAGCCACTCCGGAGGCGACGCTGCCCACGTGCGTACAGCCTCCGGGGTCCCGGGATGACTGAGCTCAAGGACAACCGAAGGGGGAGCGTAGACTTCGCCAAACACCTGGGGCAGCACGTCAATCGTCCCGGTCAAGATCAGGTAGTTCAGCGGCGAGGTATCCGAGACGACAATCATCCTCAGCGCAGCCCCCGGAGGCAGAGTGCCTCGGCACGAAGCTCGTCGAGTGTAAGGTCAAGTGGCACGTCGTACCGCTTCAACAGGCCGTCCACTTCATAGCGGCTCAGTCCAAGGGCCTGCGCGACCCGATGATGAGTGATCCGCCGCTGGCGATACAGTTCAATCAGGAGCAGTTCCTTGGCGGTCTGATTCGGGTCGGCCCCGGAGGACCAAAGCTGCTCTTCGATGTCTCCGGGTATCTCGAAGGTGATGGTCATCTCGTCCCCTCCACCAAGCCCCACAAAGCCACATCATGCGCCCAAGAGCCTGGGTTTCCAACCGACCCTCCGCCGGCCTGCGGTCACTCGTGGCCCGGCGTGGCAGGTTGAGGTTCCGCATGCCATGACACGCGTCATGGCGGGATCTCAGGCGGGCGGCCGGGGTTCAACCTGGCCGGGATCCATGTATTACGCGATGCCTGGCCCGACCACTCGCAATCGCACCCGTGTGATCGAAATACAATGACTTGAGCGAGCCCCCGACGCGACACATAATAGGGACAGCGGACCGCCCGGGCCGGCCAGGTCACCGGGGTCATGATGCCTCGGATTCGCGGGCCTCGCACGGCCGGCCTTGCTCGGGTGTTCCACTCGTCCGTCGATCGGACTCGTCGCCTGCGGTGATGGCCGCCGCATCGGCGCCCATGCGGTCACGAAGGCCCCGGCATGTCCCATCCGTAGCCAACATGGTGGAGGGGGAGCCTGACGGCGGGCTTCGAAGCCCGCGGGAGTGTGCCGGATGTTGCGGACTCTACTCGCCGGACTGGACGGCACGCGAGCCAGCCAGGGCGTCCTGAAGCTGGGCATCCGCTGGGCCCGTCGGCACGAAGCCTTGCTCGTCGGCGCCGTCGTGATCGACGAGCCGGGCGTCCACGGGCCGCAGGAATGGGTGATCGGCGAGACGGGCTTCATGCACCGCGTCAACCGGAAGTTCCTTCATGACATGACCCGCAGGAGCGAGCAAATCCTGGGGGCCGCCGCGCTGCGGTGCGCCGAGGAAGGGGTGGCTTTCAAGCCCCTGCAGGACGTCGGCGACCCCTGCGACCAGATCACCAGGGAGGCCCATCGCTTCGACCTCGTCCTCCTGGGCCGGGAGACCCACTTCCAGTTCGGCTTCGGGAAGATCCCGGACGACACGCTGGCGAGCATCCTGCGCTGCAGCCCCCGGCCGGTCGTGGTTGTGCCCGCGACGTTCGGCGGGGGCAAGGCCGCGGTCATCGCCTTCGACGGCAGCCTGCAGGCGTCTCGCGCGCTCCACGCCTTCGAAGCCTCGGGGCTCGCGCGCTCGCATGAGGTGCACGTGGTCAGCGTCGCCCCGGATCACGGGGTCGCGGCCGATCACGCCGACCGGGCGGTCGAATTCCTGGCCTATCACCGGATCAGGGCCGTGCCGGCCGTCGTCGCCTCGACAGACTCGCCGGCGGCCATCCTCCTGGATCGCGCGAAGGCGCTCGACGCGGGCCTGATCGTGATGGGCGTGCACGGCCAGTCGGCCCTCCGCGAGTTCTTCGTGGGATCCGCCACGCAGACAATGCTGCGGGAACTGCCCGTGCCGCTGTTCGTCTCGCATTGAGGGCCCGGCCGGGACGCGAGGACGCGGGCGGTGCCGGAGGCCCGGCGCGTGCCGCCGGGCCGGCGGGCTCCCGACGGCGACAGGAAAGCGTCCAGGAATATCTGGATTTTCAAACACGAGACGTCCGGCGTGCGTATAATGAATGGCGATGAAGGGGAGTAGCACCTGCCGTCGAGCAGGAGTGGCCATCGTCAGGACGCCCGCTCACCGCGGGCCGGTGTCCACGCCGACCGGTTCGGCAACGCGAGACCTTCACCTCGGGCGCAACGCGTCCTGGGTGGAGGTCTTTCGCATTCGGGACCCGCGACGGCCATCGGGCCGGGGAGCCGGCCCGGCGCGGGGCGTCGCGGGGGCGAGGCGTCCGCCCCGGCTCGTGGAGGGTCATCATGAGTCTCCTCGCGGACGACCTCCAGGCCGGGACCCCCTGGCACGCCTTGCCGGTCGACGAGTGCCTCGATCGGCTACGCTCGGCCCGGGGCGGCCTGACCCGCGTCGAGGCCGGGCGGCGGCTGGCGGAGCACGGGCCGAACGAACTCCGGGGCGCCCGGCGGGCGTCCCCCTGGGCGCTGCTGCTCGGCCAGTTCCGCAACGTGCTCGTCGTCATCCTGCTGATCGCGGCGGCGCTCTCCGTGGCGCTCGGCCACGGGGTGGAGGCGATCGCCATCGCCGTGATCGTGCTGTTCGCGGCCCTGCTCGGCTTCGCGCAGGAGTACCGCGCGGAGAGGGGCATGGAGGCCCTCCGCGAGATGGCCGCGCCGACCGCCACGGTCGTCCGCGACGGCGAGGAGCTGGAGGTCCCCGCGCGGGACGTCGTGCCCGGCGACGTGATCCTGCTCTACGCGGGCGACCGGATCCCGGCCGACGCCCGGCTGATCGAGGCCGTGAACCTCCGCGCGGAGGAGGCGCCGCTCACCGGCGAGTCGACCCCCGTGGAGAAGGGCGACGAGCCGACGCCCGACGGCCGGGCATCGACGTCGATCGGCGACCGCGCGGGCATGGTCCACGCCGGCACGGCCGTGACCTACGGACGCGGCCGCGCGGTCGTCGCGGCGACCGGCATGGACACCGAGTTCGGCAAGGTCGCCCGCATGCTCCAGCGCGTCGAGCCCGGCCCGACGCCGCTGCAGGAGAACCTCGCGAGGCTGGGCCGGGCCCTGGCCCGGGCGGCGTTCGGCGTGGTGGCGGTCATCGTGGCGCTCGGCCTGCTCCGGGGGCAGCCCCTCGTGGAGATGCTCGTCTTCGGGATCGCGCTGGCGGTCGCGGTGGTCCCGGAGGCCCTGCCCGCCGTGGTCACGATCTCGCTGGCGATCGGCGTGCAGCGGATGCTGCGCCGGAACGCCCTGATCCGCCGCCTGCCGGCGGTCGAGACGCTGGGCAGCACCTCGGTCATCGGCTCCGACAAGACGGGCACCCTGACCCGCGACGAGATGACCGCGCGGCGGATCGCCGTCGCCGGCCGCGTGATCGATGTGTCGGGCTCCGGCTACGAGCCGGTCGGGGCGTTCTCGCACCGGGGCCGGGAGGTGGCGGCGCCGGGCGCGCTCGGCCGGCTGCTCCGGGCCGCGACGCTCGCGTCCGACGCGCACGTCTCGCGCCGGGAGGGGACCGACCGCTGGGTCGTGAAGGGGGATCCGACCGAGGGGGCGCTCGTCGTGGCCGCCGCCAAGGCGGGCCTCCACAAGGCGGACTTGGACGAGCGTTACCCGCGGGTCGGGGAGGTCCCGTTCACGTCCGAGACGCGGCGGATGATCACCCTGCACGAGACGCCGGGCGGCCTGCTCGCCTGCGCGAAGGGGGCCCCGGAGTCCCTGCTGGGCTCGTGCCGCCTCGTCGCGACCGACGACGGCGAGGAGCCGCTGGGCCCCGAGGGCCGGGCGGCGATCCTCGAGGAGGCGAGGCGGATGGCCGCCGAGGCGCTCCGCGTCTTGGCCGTGGCCGACCGCCGCGGCGCCACGCTCGAGGACGCGGAGAGCGACATGACGTTCCTCGGGCTCGTGGGCATGATCGACCCGCCCCGGCCCGAGGCGAGGCCGGCGATCGAGCGCTGCCGCGAGGCCGGCATCAAGGTGGTGATGATCACCGGCGACCATCCCCTGACGGCGGCGGCCGTCGCGCGCGAGCTGGGCATCCTCCGCGGCGGACGGGTCATCACCGGCGCCGAGCTCGAGGCGATGGGCGACGAGGAGCTCGCCCGCCGGGTCGAGGGGATCGAGGTCTACGCCCGCGTCTCCCCGGCGGACAAGCTCCGCGTGGTCAAGGCGCTGCAGGCGAGGGGCCACGTCGTCGCGATGACGGGCGACGGCGTGAACGACGCCCCGGCGCTCAAGAGGGCGGAGATCGGGGTGGCGATGGGGGTCACCGGCACGGACGTCACCAAGGAGGCCGCGGCGATGACCCTCACGGACGACAACTTCGCCTCGATCGTGGCCGCCGTCGAGGAGGGCCGGGGCGTCTTCAACAACGTCAAGAAGTACCTCATGTATCTCCTCTCGTCGAACTTCGGCGAGATCGGCCTGATGGCGGGCGCCGCCCTGCTCGGCCTGCCGCTGCCGCTGTCGGCGGTGATGCTGCTGTACGTAAACCTGGCCTCGGACGGGCTGCCGGCCCTGGCCCTGGCCGTGGACCCGCCCGAGCCGGACCTGATGCGGCATCCGCCGCGGGATCCGCGCACGGGGCTCTTCACCCGGCCGGTGGTCGTCCTCATGGCCGTCGGCGCCGCCTGGTCG from Aquisphaera giovannonii includes these protein-coding regions:
- a CDS encoding universal stress protein; protein product: MLRTLLAGLDGTRASQGVLKLGIRWARRHEALLVGAVVIDEPGVHGPQEWVIGETGFMHRVNRKFLHDMTRRSEQILGAAALRCAEEGVAFKPLQDVGDPCDQITREAHRFDLVLLGRETHFQFGFGKIPDDTLASILRCSPRPVVVVPATFGGGKAAVIAFDGSLQASRALHAFEASGLARSHEVHVVSVAPDHGVAADHADRAVEFLAYHRIRAVPAVVASTDSPAAILLDRAKALDAGLIVMGVHGQSALREFFVGSATQTMLRELPVPLFVSH
- a CDS encoding cation-translocating P-type ATPase, with product MSLLADDLQAGTPWHALPVDECLDRLRSARGGLTRVEAGRRLAEHGPNELRGARRASPWALLLGQFRNVLVVILLIAAALSVALGHGVEAIAIAVIVLFAALLGFAQEYRAERGMEALREMAAPTATVVRDGEELEVPARDVVPGDVILLYAGDRIPADARLIEAVNLRAEEAPLTGESTPVEKGDEPTPDGRASTSIGDRAGMVHAGTAVTYGRGRAVVAATGMDTEFGKVARMLQRVEPGPTPLQENLARLGRALARAAFGVVAVIVALGLLRGQPLVEMLVFGIALAVAVVPEALPAVVTISLAIGVQRMLRRNALIRRLPAVETLGSTSVIGSDKTGTLTRDEMTARRIAVAGRVIDVSGSGYEPVGAFSHRGREVAAPGALGRLLRAATLASDAHVSRREGTDRWVVKGDPTEGALVVAAAKAGLHKADLDERYPRVGEVPFTSETRRMITLHETPGGLLACAKGAPESLLGSCRLVATDDGEEPLGPEGRAAILEEARRMAAEALRVLAVADRRGATLEDAESDMTFLGLVGMIDPPRPEARPAIERCREAGIKVVMITGDHPLTAAAVARELGILRGGRVITGAELEAMGDEELARRVEGIEVYARVSPADKLRVVKALQARGHVVAMTGDGVNDAPALKRAEIGVAMGVTGTDVTKEAAAMTLTDDNFASIVAAVEEGRGVFNNVKKYLMYLLSSNFGEIGLMAGAALLGLPLPLSAVMLLYVNLASDGLPALALAVDPPEPDLMRHPPRDPRTGLFTRPVVVLMAVGAAWSAFVNLGVFAWAIRAGRPLAGGMTLTFATLVLTEFFKAFNFRSDRRSVLAQPFANGWLDLAIAWELALLAFVIEAPFLRGPFGTAPLGAGDWLLAVAAASSVTPVLEVAKWLERRGWFGRLD
- a CDS encoding UPF0175 family protein — its product is MTITFEIPGDIEEQLWSSGADPNQTAKELLLIELYRQRRITHHRVAQALGLSRYEVDGLLKRYDVPLDLTLDELRAEALCLRGLR